A genome region from Nitrospira sp. includes the following:
- a CDS encoding NADH-quinone oxidoreductase subunit B family protein produces MGLIQLGGHDKDGTPDVITLTVEKAVNWARKGSLWPMTFGLACCAIEMIAAVSSRYDMDRYGAGVFRASPRQSDLMIVAGTVCRRMAPVIRKIYDQMPEPKYVIAMGSCATSGNIYDSYSVVQGVDRFVPVDIYVPGCPPTPEALFDGILKLQERIMQKRVFLTQPKEVKDALKV; encoded by the coding sequence ATGGGATTAATTCAACTGGGAGGTCACGACAAAGACGGCACTCCCGATGTCATCACCTTGACGGTTGAAAAGGCCGTGAATTGGGCTCGAAAGGGGTCCTTGTGGCCAATGACCTTCGGATTGGCCTGCTGCGCCATTGAAATGATCGCCGCCGTCTCGTCCCGTTACGACATGGATCGATATGGTGCCGGAGTGTTTCGGGCCTCTCCCCGTCAGTCCGACCTCATGATCGTGGCTGGAACCGTCTGCCGACGCATGGCGCCGGTTATTCGCAAGATTTATGACCAGATGCCAGAACCGAAGTACGTGATCGCCATGGGGTCCTGCGCGACGTCAGGCAACATTTATGACAGCTACAGCGTCGTGCAGGGAGTAGATCGCTTTGTGCCCGTCGATATTTATGTGCCCGGCTGCCCCCCGACTCCGGAGGCCTTATTCGATGGCATTCTGAAACTGCAAGAGCGCATCATGCAAAAGCGTGTCTTCCTCACGCAGCCGAAAGAAGTGAAAGACGCACTGAAGGTCTGA
- the nuoK gene encoding NADH-quinone oxidoreductase subunit NuoK: MIPLSAYVAVSAVLFATGLLGVLIRRNFIIVLMSVEIMLNAATINLVAFSHYLESMQGQIVALFIIAIAAGEAAIGLAIIIVVFRGKISTNVDEMNLLKW; encoded by the coding sequence ATGATTCCGTTGTCCGCCTATGTAGCTGTTAGTGCGGTGTTATTTGCCACGGGATTGCTCGGCGTCTTGATCCGTCGCAATTTTATTATTGTGCTGATGTCGGTCGAAATCATGTTGAATGCGGCCACCATCAATCTGGTCGCCTTTTCCCATTATCTGGAGTCGATGCAGGGCCAAATCGTGGCGCTCTTCATCATCGCCATTGCAGCGGGAGAAGCAGCCATCGGACTCGCCATCATTATTGTGGTGTTCCGCGGCAAGATTTCAACCAACGTCGACGAAATGAATTTATTAAAGTGGTAA
- a CDS encoding NADH-quinone oxidoreductase subunit C translates to MSQLAKRIEDTFPGACTKVVEWRGDVAVTVKREALHDIGKFLRDDPSMRFDYIVHVSSVDWPDDEERFEVVYEVYSIRTRQRIRLKTRVPESDCIVDSLTDIWKGADFMEREVYDMMGIRFRNHPDLRRILMPDEYEEGYPLRKDFPLRGKGWRDTFEFLDEPAR, encoded by the coding sequence ATGAGTCAACTGGCCAAACGCATCGAAGACACCTTTCCGGGTGCCTGCACCAAGGTGGTGGAGTGGCGCGGGGATGTTGCCGTCACCGTCAAACGTGAGGCCTTGCATGACATCGGCAAGTTCTTGCGGGACGACCCGTCCATGAGGTTTGACTACATCGTCCATGTGAGTTCAGTCGATTGGCCGGATGACGAAGAACGTTTCGAAGTGGTCTATGAGGTCTACTCGATTCGTACCCGGCAGCGTATCAGACTGAAAACGCGGGTTCCCGAGTCGGATTGCATCGTGGATTCCCTGACCGACATCTGGAAGGGGGCCGATTTCATGGAACGCGAAGTGTACGACATGATGGGTATCCGGTTTCGGAACCATCCCGACCTTCGCCGCATTTTGATGCCCGACGAGTATGAAGAAGGCTACCCCTTACGCAAAGATTTCCCGCTCCGCGGGAAAGGATGGCGCGATACGTTTGAGTTTTTGGATGAGCCGGCCCGGTAG
- the ndhC gene encoding NADH-quinone oxidoreductase subunit A produces MAGSELLLEYLSRYFPILMFVFVALAFGAGTLLISYFVQPKFPEPEKLSTYECGSEPFSDARMPFPVRYYIFAMLFVIFDVEVIFLYPWAIVFNKIGLIGLIEMLIFIGLFLVAYAYAWRKGALEWD; encoded by the coding sequence ATGGCCGGTTCCGAGCTCCTCTTAGAGTACCTAAGCCGATATTTTCCGATCCTGATGTTTGTGTTCGTCGCATTGGCGTTCGGCGCAGGCACCTTGCTCATCAGCTACTTCGTCCAACCGAAGTTCCCGGAACCGGAAAAACTCTCCACTTATGAGTGCGGATCTGAACCGTTTTCCGATGCCCGGATGCCGTTTCCCGTTCGTTATTACATCTTTGCGATGTTGTTTGTGATTTTCGACGTCGAAGTCATCTTTCTGTATCCCTGGGCTATTGTGTTCAACAAGATCGGCCTGATTGGGCTGATAGAGATGCTGATCTTCATCGGACTTTTCCTCGTCGCCTATGCCTATGCCTGGCGAAAAGGAGCTTTGGAATGGGATTAA
- a CDS encoding OmpA family protein: MRTLPMRASLIILSCSLAAVTAIPAHAQNAQSVRLGESALTYAAGAIRQEMPIEGVINVITGDNQLSGNRMMLGWSGTDTLYLKLKNPGDAALGDLYTVYRRSRKVFHPMTKQYLGYIINRVGVVKVIQLDSALVGVRVVRSYGPLSPGDPVMRFTPPPAEEVAESVADAGEIDAMIVELQADKHMSLVAQGNLVYLDKGTDDGLRPGRQMEVFRTGGGLPERKIGEVKVLSTEPHTATAVLSKATARALIGDRLRSKHASPVVAMPDENGDADFPATAVQPVKITKLENGSVMPSESRSSSRPKVERTHGGTRISLEDLADQLEYESGEVRVKPDGVPILEQVAEYLKSTGSSQQVRVEGHSDNMEIGPSLKGVFPTNWELSKARAAEVVRYLVEKGGMDSAKLSAVGYGASRPVAGNGSEEGRKKNRRVEIVLDSTTEGSEAQPVTAPVSERVPAPAQVTYHQMGALPSAVAVPSTPVPPAGSNPVDAANDPAVALADGALPVAPAGDAAAPIPPGL; this comes from the coding sequence ATGAGGACATTACCCATGCGCGCCAGCCTGATCATCCTGTCTTGCAGTCTCGCCGCCGTGACGGCCATCCCCGCTCATGCCCAGAACGCTCAAAGCGTGCGTTTGGGTGAATCCGCCCTCACCTATGCGGCCGGGGCGATTCGGCAGGAGATGCCGATCGAGGGGGTCATCAATGTGATCACCGGAGATAATCAACTTTCCGGAAACCGGATGATGTTGGGCTGGTCCGGGACCGATACGCTCTACCTCAAATTGAAGAATCCCGGCGATGCGGCGCTCGGAGACCTCTACACCGTGTATCGGCGCTCGCGCAAAGTGTTTCACCCCATGACGAAACAGTATCTGGGCTATATCATCAATCGGGTCGGAGTGGTGAAAGTGATTCAGTTGGATTCGGCGTTGGTGGGTGTTCGAGTCGTTCGGTCCTACGGCCCGCTCTCCCCCGGTGACCCGGTCATGCGGTTTACGCCCCCTCCGGCCGAGGAGGTCGCGGAGTCCGTTGCAGATGCGGGTGAGATCGATGCCATGATCGTGGAGTTGCAGGCCGATAAGCATATGTCGCTCGTGGCGCAGGGAAATCTGGTGTATCTCGATAAAGGCACGGACGATGGCCTCCGCCCTGGGCGCCAGATGGAAGTTTTCCGCACCGGCGGCGGGCTTCCCGAGAGGAAAATCGGAGAAGTGAAGGTCCTGTCCACAGAACCTCATACGGCGACCGCGGTGTTGTCCAAGGCGACGGCCCGTGCCCTGATCGGCGACCGCCTTCGCTCCAAACATGCCTCGCCGGTTGTCGCCATGCCGGACGAGAACGGGGACGCGGATTTTCCAGCGACAGCGGTTCAACCGGTAAAAATCACGAAGCTGGAGAATGGTTCCGTGATGCCCAGCGAGTCCCGTTCGAGCAGCCGCCCCAAAGTCGAACGCACTCACGGAGGGACGAGGATCAGTCTCGAGGACCTGGCGGATCAGTTGGAGTATGAATCCGGCGAAGTGAGAGTCAAACCGGACGGTGTGCCGATTCTCGAGCAAGTGGCAGAGTACTTGAAGTCGACCGGGTCCTCTCAGCAGGTCCGGGTGGAAGGTCATTCCGACAACATGGAAATCGGCCCTTCGTTGAAAGGCGTCTTCCCGACCAATTGGGAATTGTCGAAGGCTCGTGCAGCCGAAGTGGTGCGGTATTTGGTTGAGAAGGGCGGCATGGATTCGGCGAAGTTGTCTGCCGTGGGGTATGGGGCGAGCCGTCCTGTTGCCGGCAATGGGAGCGAGGAAGGGCGCAAGAAGAATCGCCGCGTTGAGATTGTGCTCGACTCCACTACGGAAGGATCCGAGGCTCAGCCTGTGACGGCTCCGGTGAGTGAACGCGTCCCAGCGCCGGCTCAGGTTACGTATCACCAGATGGGCGCGTTGCCGTCTGCCGTCGCCGTGCCGTCGACTCCAGTACCTCCGGCCGGATCGAATCCAGTCGATGCCGCGAATGATCCGGCGGTGGCTCTTGCCGATGGGGCTCTGCCGGTCGCGCCCGCCGGAGATGCTGCAGCCCCGATCCCACCAGGCTTGTAG
- the nuoD gene encoding NADH dehydrogenase (quinone) subunit D codes for MSQFEDQRTTVYKVDPEHPEDATLPTLRTEELLLNMGPQHPSTHGVLKVILELEGERLVKSTPVMGFLHRGVEKLAEEGTYHQFIPHTDRLDYVCAMYNNFAYCRAVEKLMNITVPDRAEYLRTIVAEIQRIIGHQFWLGTQALDIGAMTVFFYCFRDREILLDWFDELCGARLTTSWYRIGGVERDFTPSLFAKLKQFLDYFPPKIDEYVIFLETNRIWLARTKGVAVISAEDALSFGLSGPTLRGSGVDYDLRKYEPYSAYPKCEFSVPVGKNGDTYDRYWIRVQELYESVKIIRQCLEQIQDGPIMADVPSVTLPPKERVFTNLESMIQQFKLFSQGFNAPPGEIYCGTEAHKGELGFYIVSTGGGKPYRLKIRAPSFIHMGAFDHMSKGYMIADAVTIFGTYDIVMGECDR; via the coding sequence ATGTCACAGTTCGAAGATCAACGAACGACGGTCTATAAAGTCGATCCAGAGCATCCGGAAGACGCCACGCTTCCGACACTGCGAACGGAAGAGCTGCTCCTCAACATGGGGCCACAGCATCCCAGCACGCATGGCGTGTTGAAGGTCATCCTCGAGCTGGAAGGCGAACGGTTGGTCAAATCGACCCCTGTGATGGGATTTCTTCACCGCGGCGTGGAAAAACTGGCCGAAGAGGGCACGTATCATCAGTTCATTCCGCACACTGACCGCCTTGATTACGTGTGCGCGATGTACAACAACTTCGCGTACTGCCGCGCCGTCGAAAAGCTGATGAACATTACCGTGCCCGATCGCGCCGAGTACCTGCGGACGATCGTTGCGGAAATCCAGCGCATCATCGGCCACCAGTTCTGGCTCGGTACGCAGGCCCTCGACATCGGAGCGATGACGGTCTTCTTCTATTGCTTCCGGGACCGTGAAATTCTACTCGATTGGTTTGATGAGCTGTGCGGCGCTCGCCTCACGACAAGCTGGTACCGTATCGGCGGCGTGGAGCGCGATTTCACGCCGTCCTTGTTTGCCAAACTCAAACAATTCCTCGACTACTTCCCGCCGAAGATCGACGAATATGTGATCTTTTTGGAAACAAACCGCATCTGGCTCGCGCGCACCAAGGGTGTGGCTGTGATTTCGGCCGAAGATGCGCTGAGCTTTGGCTTGAGCGGACCGACGTTGCGCGGTTCAGGCGTTGATTACGATCTTCGCAAATACGAACCCTACTCCGCCTATCCCAAATGTGAGTTCAGTGTCCCGGTCGGCAAGAATGGGGACACCTATGACCGGTACTGGATTCGTGTGCAAGAGCTCTACGAAAGCGTCAAGATCATTCGCCAGTGCCTTGAGCAGATCCAGGACGGGCCGATCATGGCGGACGTGCCCAGCGTGACTCTTCCTCCGAAGGAACGTGTGTTCACCAACCTGGAATCCATGATTCAGCAGTTCAAGCTCTTCTCGCAAGGGTTTAACGCACCCCCCGGAGAAATCTACTGCGGGACGGAAGCGCATAAAGGCGAATTGGGTTTCTACATCGTCAGCACGGGCGGCGGGAAGCCGTACCGACTGAAAATTCGCGCCCCGTCGTTTATCCATATGGGCGCATTCGATCATATGTCGAAAGGCTACATGATCGCGGACGCCGTGACGATCTTCGGCACCTACGATATCGTCATGGGAGAATGCGATCGATGA
- the priA gene encoding primosomal protein N' has protein sequence MFEPRLPATPAVASASPAVYADVVLPRRLHRPFTYVIPPALRGQVAIGQSVIVPFGSQDLHGLVTAVHDRLPLGAPEQGLKAVRSLAPASPDYLLSPSQLDLSRWVADRYAASWGQCIKLVLPFAEQAAPRSLRYLPTEQGMSSSQSLDEFGEVEVQVLTRLRRRPKGIAETTLTQGDKPRVMRALQALIRRGLVIRCDDAIVPRVSRPKKTPSQGAGQAWLTSEMLDDVPPSPPEAAAWPGTVAQALSQGAYASVLVQGARVTRLWCLVQAAQATIRHQRRVLILTGDVENAARLAAALAAAGERSLLLHSGLSAQARADVWQSAQESSATILIGTRMAVFAPLERLGLVWVEGEDDASLKEEQAPRYHAREVARRRAVCDRALLVLASSHPSLESWAAVRQGEMTACVYRNPVSAPRVQVIDLRMYSRETPAGTLLSPPFYEGIQDALRQQALAILYLNRKGFASVLHCADCGAMPQCDACSVALTFFRRSNHVRCHYCGRTKPVPDHCAKCQSLKLEPVGSGTERIEEAVRRKFPQARVGRVDSETIRRPADARAFRRLLAAGELDIVIGTQMLFRFGLQGRAAFVGVPDADAGLHVPDFRSGERMYHGLMDAVELARPAHAGGVVMIQTRLTDHHAIVAVATGDDSVFLEQEQAFRQMLQYPPLTSLVRLDVSGTLESVVAQAAGRWAALLRTEVARAGRRETHVGNGVSSPRCSVGSDEEANAIIILGPSPAPHAMARGRYCWQILIKSLSLATGREIVVRTREALERDSRRGGLRFDIDVDPIAMA, from the coding sequence ATGTTCGAGCCACGGTTGCCTGCCACCCCAGCGGTGGCTTCTGCGTCTCCCGCTGTGTATGCCGATGTGGTACTCCCTCGCCGACTTCACCGTCCCTTTACCTATGTGATCCCGCCTGCGCTCAGGGGGCAGGTCGCCATCGGGCAATCCGTAATCGTGCCGTTCGGCTCCCAAGACCTTCATGGCCTCGTGACGGCGGTGCATGATCGGCTTCCACTCGGCGCGCCGGAGCAGGGGCTAAAAGCTGTCCGCTCGCTGGCACCAGCTTCCCCCGACTATCTACTCAGTCCCAGTCAACTCGATTTGAGCCGGTGGGTGGCAGACCGGTATGCCGCGTCATGGGGGCAATGTATTAAGCTTGTGCTGCCCTTCGCGGAGCAGGCCGCCCCCCGTTCATTGCGGTATCTGCCTACGGAGCAGGGCATGAGTAGTTCCCAGTCGCTCGATGAGTTCGGGGAAGTTGAAGTTCAGGTACTCACGCGACTCCGTCGTCGTCCCAAGGGCATTGCTGAGACCACCCTTACGCAGGGCGACAAACCCCGTGTCATGCGCGCGTTACAGGCACTGATTCGAAGAGGGCTTGTGATTCGATGTGATGATGCGATTGTCCCGAGAGTGTCTCGTCCAAAGAAGACTCCCTCCCAGGGGGCGGGGCAAGCGTGGCTTACGAGCGAGATGCTGGATGATGTGCCACCGTCTCCACCGGAAGCAGCCGCGTGGCCCGGTACGGTCGCTCAGGCGCTTTCGCAGGGGGCCTATGCCTCCGTCCTGGTTCAGGGGGCCCGCGTCACCAGGCTCTGGTGTCTTGTGCAGGCTGCTCAGGCTACCATCCGCCACCAACGACGCGTGTTGATTCTCACAGGTGATGTTGAGAATGCCGCACGACTGGCCGCAGCCTTGGCAGCCGCGGGAGAACGATCGCTGCTCTTGCATAGTGGCCTTTCGGCGCAGGCGCGCGCGGACGTATGGCAATCGGCACAGGAATCGTCCGCCACGATCCTGATCGGCACCCGCATGGCGGTGTTTGCGCCTTTGGAGCGATTGGGGTTGGTGTGGGTGGAGGGAGAGGATGATGCATCCCTGAAGGAGGAACAAGCGCCTCGGTACCATGCTCGTGAGGTGGCACGACGGCGCGCGGTCTGTGATCGAGCTCTGCTGGTGCTGGCTTCGAGCCATCCGTCGCTTGAGAGTTGGGCCGCGGTTCGGCAGGGGGAGATGACGGCCTGCGTCTATCGCAATCCGGTGAGTGCTCCGAGGGTGCAGGTCATCGATCTGAGAATGTACTCCAGGGAAACTCCCGCGGGAACCCTGTTGTCGCCACCGTTCTATGAGGGGATTCAGGACGCCCTGCGGCAGCAGGCCCTGGCGATTCTGTATCTCAACCGCAAAGGGTTCGCGAGCGTCTTGCATTGCGCGGATTGTGGCGCGATGCCGCAGTGTGACGCCTGTAGCGTCGCGCTGACATTTTTCCGGCGCAGCAATCATGTGCGGTGCCATTACTGCGGGCGAACGAAGCCCGTGCCGGATCATTGCGCGAAATGCCAGTCGCTCAAGCTGGAGCCGGTGGGGTCCGGTACGGAACGTATCGAGGAGGCTGTGCGTCGGAAGTTTCCTCAGGCGCGCGTGGGTCGCGTAGATAGCGAAACGATTCGTCGGCCTGCTGACGCACGGGCGTTCCGTCGGCTGCTTGCCGCTGGCGAATTAGACATCGTGATCGGTACCCAGATGTTATTCCGGTTTGGCCTTCAGGGGCGGGCCGCGTTTGTCGGGGTGCCGGATGCGGATGCCGGTTTGCATGTGCCGGATTTTCGCTCCGGGGAGCGCATGTACCATGGTCTCATGGATGCCGTGGAATTAGCCCGACCGGCTCATGCCGGAGGCGTGGTGATGATCCAGACCCGCCTAACGGATCACCATGCCATCGTGGCGGTGGCCACTGGCGACGATTCGGTGTTTCTTGAGCAGGAGCAGGCGTTTCGGCAGATGCTGCAGTATCCGCCGCTGACATCACTGGTGAGACTGGATGTGTCCGGGACGCTGGAATCGGTGGTAGCTCAGGCCGCTGGTCGTTGGGCGGCGTTACTGCGAACGGAGGTCGCGCGTGCAGGAAGGCGGGAGACTCACGTCGGCAATGGGGTGTCCTCGCCGCGGTGTTCCGTCGGTTCGGACGAAGAGGCGAATGCCATCATTATCTTGGGGCCGTCTCCGGCACCACATGCCATGGCGCGAGGCCGTTACTGTTGGCAGATTCTCATCAAGTCCCTCTCTCTTGCGACAGGCAGAGAAATAGTCGTGCGGACGCGTGAGGCGCTTGAGCGGGACTCACGACGAGGAGGGCTCCGCTTTGATATCGACGTCGATCCGATCGCCATGGCGTGA
- a CDS encoding molybdopterin-dependent oxidoreductase has translation MGLKPATNPDVEAATIELSIDGRTVSAKDGVSLYDVIASTGKIIPAMCYHYTFDPFGSCGMCLVMQEGKKAPVRSCTAKAAAGMVIRTDGDDLFAARKKAVEKHLSVHPLDCPVCDADGHCELQDMAFQHGVTNLANAKQKFIPEDTRSLVLDFNMNRCIACAECINVCKDVLMIDALQFMKKGGFNQVVAKGDQPLACEFCGDCLAVCPVGAITNKYSKYLYKPWQMKKTTTTCNYCGDGCQMHLETKDTEVVRVTSPLSWKNKWGDRTETAKGHGGLCVRGRFGFQYIDSAQRLRQPLVRTGETLTEAPWLDAMQTVIDRLSDIHRKHGPESIAGLITARCTNEELYLFQKLMRAGLRTNQIDSSARYGHMNYVHAVRHAVGVGRPLNDWEDLTKAKAILVIGSNITETNPLTAVRIKEAIRVYHSQVIVVDSANTNIAQLASHPLLVKPGSESFLIDGLVKSVIEQDLIDEASTTQHPQAYAALKQAMAHVSMDQVSAQTGIAAAQIREVAAIFAEAPRAIALCAEGIVRQPNGYQNVLKLIDLAWVTGKLGQPGSGVTTVTEEINEQGAVDMGVAPEFLPGQARFDDPSARERFGKAWDVTLPASGSGAHFLEILARIQSGQIKALYVIGENPLATLPASMDVKGALEKLQLLIVQDPFLTETGRMAHVVLPAATYAEKDGTFTSLEGKVLRVRQAVDQVGESLPDWHIMTSLANGLGYDWTYESPQDVQNEIMKLLPGYYNLGQPRRISPSADAYLSDGYAAEVASRYRSQHGHPSSHDNAGPFILRTGQVLYHSGKMSTQASGLINIEPNDGRIRMHPADVERLGLNNQSTIRLTSQQGSVQAGVKADPDIQAGSCFFPEHFNEPAVKDLMTVEVDTVTGVPYFKSTRVKIEKVGA, from the coding sequence ATGGGTTTGAAACCAGCTACCAATCCAGACGTCGAAGCGGCCACGATCGAATTGTCGATCGACGGACGGACGGTATCGGCCAAAGACGGCGTTTCGCTGTACGATGTCATTGCCAGCACAGGCAAGATTATTCCTGCTATGTGTTATCACTATACCTTTGATCCATTCGGATCCTGCGGGATGTGCCTGGTCATGCAGGAAGGCAAGAAAGCCCCGGTCCGCTCCTGCACTGCCAAGGCAGCAGCCGGCATGGTGATCCGCACAGACGGCGATGACCTCTTCGCGGCACGAAAAAAAGCCGTCGAAAAACATCTCTCGGTTCACCCGCTAGACTGCCCAGTCTGCGACGCAGACGGCCATTGCGAACTCCAGGACATGGCCTTCCAGCATGGTGTGACCAATCTCGCCAATGCGAAGCAAAAATTCATTCCCGAAGACACGCGCAGCCTCGTCCTCGACTTCAACATGAATCGCTGTATCGCCTGCGCCGAATGCATCAACGTCTGCAAAGACGTCCTGATGATCGACGCGCTTCAGTTCATGAAGAAGGGCGGATTCAACCAGGTCGTGGCGAAAGGGGACCAACCCCTTGCCTGTGAATTCTGCGGGGATTGCCTGGCGGTGTGCCCCGTCGGCGCCATCACGAACAAATATTCCAAGTATCTCTACAAACCTTGGCAGATGAAGAAAACCACGACCACATGCAACTATTGTGGCGACGGCTGCCAGATGCATCTCGAAACCAAGGACACCGAAGTCGTCCGTGTGACTTCGCCGCTCTCCTGGAAAAATAAGTGGGGCGACCGGACGGAAACCGCCAAGGGACACGGGGGGCTTTGCGTCCGCGGCCGGTTTGGATTTCAGTACATCGACAGTGCGCAACGACTTCGGCAGCCCCTCGTCCGCACAGGCGAAACGCTGACGGAAGCACCGTGGCTCGACGCCATGCAGACGGTGATCGACCGGTTGTCCGACATTCATCGGAAGCACGGACCGGAATCGATCGCCGGACTGATTACCGCGCGTTGCACGAACGAAGAATTGTATTTGTTCCAAAAACTCATGCGCGCCGGGCTCAGGACCAACCAGATCGACAGCAGTGCCCGCTACGGCCACATGAATTATGTGCATGCCGTTCGCCATGCGGTCGGCGTCGGCCGTCCGCTCAACGACTGGGAAGATTTGACCAAAGCCAAAGCTATCTTGGTCATCGGCTCAAATATCACGGAAACCAACCCGCTGACGGCTGTCCGCATCAAGGAAGCTATCCGTGTGTATCATTCGCAGGTCATTGTCGTCGACTCGGCCAATACCAATATCGCGCAACTGGCCTCGCATCCCCTCCTGGTCAAACCAGGCAGCGAATCGTTCTTAATCGACGGGCTGGTGAAATCCGTGATCGAGCAGGATCTCATCGATGAGGCCAGCACCACACAGCACCCGCAGGCATATGCGGCCCTGAAGCAAGCCATGGCACACGTCTCCATGGATCAGGTCTCCGCACAAACCGGCATTGCCGCCGCACAGATCCGTGAAGTCGCGGCGATCTTCGCAGAGGCCCCGCGGGCCATTGCGCTGTGCGCCGAAGGCATCGTCCGGCAACCGAATGGCTACCAGAATGTTCTCAAGCTGATTGATCTCGCCTGGGTGACCGGCAAGTTAGGCCAACCCGGGAGCGGCGTCACCACAGTCACAGAAGAAATCAATGAACAGGGCGCAGTAGATATGGGCGTCGCACCGGAGTTCCTCCCTGGACAGGCACGCTTTGATGATCCCAGCGCAAGGGAACGCTTTGGGAAAGCCTGGGATGTGACCCTTCCTGCCAGCGGAAGCGGGGCTCATTTCCTAGAGATTCTCGCTCGTATTCAAAGCGGCCAGATTAAAGCACTGTATGTCATCGGAGAGAATCCGTTGGCGACCTTGCCGGCCTCCATGGATGTGAAGGGGGCGCTCGAAAAACTCCAACTGCTGATCGTTCAAGATCCCTTCCTGACGGAAACAGGCCGGATGGCGCATGTCGTCCTCCCAGCCGCCACCTACGCGGAAAAGGACGGCACCTTCACCAGTCTGGAAGGAAAAGTCTTGCGCGTGCGGCAGGCCGTGGATCAGGTCGGGGAAAGCCTGCCTGATTGGCATATCATGACTTCGCTGGCTAACGGGTTGGGATACGACTGGACCTACGAATCACCGCAAGACGTGCAGAATGAAATCATGAAGCTGCTACCGGGGTACTACAATCTCGGTCAGCCCCGACGCATCTCCCCTTCAGCCGACGCCTATCTGTCGGATGGCTATGCTGCCGAAGTAGCGAGTCGCTATCGAAGTCAGCACGGACATCCATCGTCGCACGACAACGCAGGTCCCTTTATCTTGCGGACCGGACAAGTACTGTATCATTCAGGAAAAATGTCCACGCAGGCCTCTGGGCTCATCAATATCGAACCGAACGATGGGCGTATCCGAATGCATCCAGCCGATGTGGAGCGGCTTGGCCTGAACAACCAATCCACCATCCGCCTCACGTCTCAGCAGGGCTCCGTGCAAGCCGGCGTCAAAGCGGACCCCGATATCCAGGCTGGATCGTGCTTCTTCCCCGAGCATTTTAACGAGCCGGCCGTGAAAGACCTGATGACCGTGGAAGTCGATACTGTAACGGGAGTCCCCTACTTCAAATCCACGCGTGTAAAGATTGAAAAGGTTGGTGCGTAA
- a CDS encoding NADH-quinone oxidoreductase subunit J, with protein sequence MAFVFFAYFAVVSIVAGILTVALKNPVQCGLALLALLLHVSGLFVMLNAEFLWAVQVIVYAGAILVLYLFVLMLLNLKTDDRYFHAKAPYLLAPAAIGLAYLLFLLVGSPFNGAKGDASTAAILMNGDAHAIGIKMFSDYLLQFEIIGVFLTGAIVGAIVLAKTPKSIETRRDT encoded by the coding sequence ATGGCCTTCGTGTTTTTCGCGTATTTCGCAGTGGTCAGTATTGTCGCCGGCATTCTCACCGTCGCACTGAAGAATCCCGTGCAATGCGGTCTGGCGCTCCTGGCCCTGCTCCTTCACGTCTCAGGCCTGTTCGTCATGCTGAACGCGGAATTTTTGTGGGCGGTCCAAGTGATCGTCTATGCCGGTGCCATTTTGGTCCTGTATTTGTTTGTCCTGATGTTGCTGAACCTCAAGACCGACGACCGCTATTTCCACGCAAAGGCCCCCTACCTCCTCGCGCCGGCAGCCATCGGTCTGGCCTATCTCTTATTCCTGCTGGTGGGGTCACCCTTCAACGGGGCCAAGGGCGATGCCTCAACGGCGGCGATTCTCATGAATGGGGATGCCCATGCCATCGGCATTAAAATGTTCAGCGACTACTTGCTGCAATTCGAAATCATCGGCGTGTTCCTGACCGGGGCCATCGTCGGGGCGATCGTCCTCGCGAAAACCCCCAAGTCCATTGAAACGAGGCGTGACACATGA
- the nuoI gene encoding NADH-quinone oxidoreductase subunit NuoI yields the protein MSVGALTKKVLQAALFYEIWDAMKVTFKHMFHRPITFQYPREQRTIPDGHRGALGLLRYADGRDRCVGCDLCEAACPSRCIKVISQEDPERPLQRYASEFYIDITKCVFCGYCVEACPVNALAMTKMYEYSTHDKRTLLFDKKRLYEIGERHLEDAKKYLYTHNQEKNSDESREYRYYFPQSVLKPTQTQPKHLS from the coding sequence ATGAGTGTCGGGGCCTTGACCAAAAAAGTTTTGCAGGCGGCGTTGTTCTATGAAATTTGGGACGCCATGAAGGTGACTTTCAAGCACATGTTTCATCGCCCCATCACCTTCCAATACCCGCGCGAACAACGCACGATCCCCGATGGCCACCGCGGCGCATTAGGATTGCTTCGTTACGCGGACGGGCGGGACCGTTGTGTAGGGTGCGACCTCTGCGAAGCAGCCTGTCCGTCCCGCTGCATCAAAGTCATCAGCCAGGAAGACCCTGAACGTCCCTTGCAACGGTATGCCAGCGAATTCTATATCGACATCACCAAGTGCGTGTTTTGCGGATACTGCGTCGAGGCATGCCCCGTCAACGCGTTGGCGATGACCAAGATGTACGAATACTCCACCCACGACAAGCGCACCCTCCTCTTCGACAAAAAGCGACTCTACGAGATCGGTGAACGCCATCTCGAAGACGCCAAGAAATATCTGTACACCCATAACCAAGAAAAAAATTCGGACGAGAGCCGGGAGTATCGTTATTACTTTCCGCAGTCGGTTCTCAAACCCACACAGACACAACCCAAACATTTAAGCTGA